One window of the Cryptomeria japonica chromosome 7, Sugi_1.0, whole genome shotgun sequence genome contains the following:
- the LOC131036320 gene encoding protein LURP-one-related 8-like, with translation MARIRPTVENDNLNIASSTEPTTLTVWHKSLLFNCKGFAVYNSNGDLVFRVDNYCSNRSREIVLMDAIGNDILLLRHKRFSLGKQWQGFQQDKLIFSMKKSASCWCWGKQKKKMLAEVYMNGSKYPDFYVEGSFSKRSCTFYNSEGTIITEVRRKQGAPNVLLGADVFTMTVQRGYNLSLSMGYLIVLERLHSTPSLLSQWFGA, from the exons ATGGCTCGAATTCGTCCTACAGTTGAGAATGATAATTTGAATATTGCTTCTTCAACTGAACCAACAACATTAACTGTGTGGCACAAATCCCTCCTCTTTAACTGTAAAGGATTTGCTGTATATAATTCCAATGGCGACCTGGTTTTCAGAGTTGATAATTACTGTTCCAATCGATCCAGAGAGATAGTTTTGATGGATGCTATTGGAAATGATATTCTCTTATTGCGACACAAG AGATTCAGCCTTGGGAAGCAGTGGCAAGGCTTTCAGCAAGATAAACTTATTTTTAGCATGAAAAAATCTGCATCTTGTTGGTGTTGGGGAAAACAGAAGAAGAAAATGTTAGCTGAAGTATACATGAATGGATCCAAATACCCAGACTTTTATGTGGAAGGTTCTTTCTCCAAAAGGTCGTGCACATTCTACAATAGTGAGGGCACCATTATCACAGAG GTAAGAAGAAAACAGGGTGCACCTAATGTGTTGTTGGGAGCAGATGTGTTTACTATGACGGTGCAACGTGGGTATAATCTATCATTGTCAATGGGTTATTTAATTGTTCTTGAGCGTCTCCACAGTACGCCAAGTCTGTTGAGTCAATGGTTTGGTGCTTGA